A genomic window from Salvia hispanica cultivar TCC Black 2014 chromosome 5, UniMelb_Shisp_WGS_1.0, whole genome shotgun sequence includes:
- the LOC125186878 gene encoding alpha-1,3/1,6-mannosyltransferase ALG2-like isoform X1: MDKKDASKLNIAIIHPDLGIGGAERLIVDAAVELSSNSHNVHIFTSHHDKMRCFEETVSGIFPVTVYGAFLPRHIFYRLHAVCAYLRCIFVALCVLFLYPSFDIILVDQVSIVIPLMKLKKLSKVIFYCHFPDLLLAQHTTILRRIYRKPIDFLEEMTTGMADLILVNSKFTASTFAKTFKQLNSRGVRPAVLYPAVNVDQFDKPSASKLTFLSINRFERKKNIELAISAFAMLYNSLQHDNREELSLVIAGGFDKRLRENVEYLEELKTLAEQEGISDRAQFIMSCSTPERNTLLSQCLCVLYTPKDEHFGIVPIEAMAAHKPVIACNSGGPVESIKNGVTGYLCEPTPRDFSVAMSNFVCDPLLSTTMGEEARQHVVETFSTKTFGQRLNAYVVDTALHRKIE; the protein is encoded by the exons ATGGATAAAAAAGACGCCTCAAAATTAAACATAGCGATTATCCACCCTGATCTTGGAATAG GTGGAGCGGAGAGGTTAATTGTCGATGCTGCTGTGGAGCTCTCATCTAACAGTCACAATGTTCATATATTTACATCGCATCACGACAAAATGCGTTGTTTTGAGGAGACGGTGTCTG GTATCTTTCCAGTTACTGTGTACGGCGCTTTTCTTCCCCGACATATTTTTTATCGTCTCCATGCAGTTTGTGCATATCTGAGGTGTATCTTTGTTGCTCTTtgtgtattatttttatatccgTCTTTTGACATTATACTGGTGGATCAAGTCTCCATTGTCATCCCGCTGATGAAGTTGAAAAAGCTATCCAAG GTAATATTTTATTGCCATTTTCCAGACCTATTACTGGCTCAACACACAACCATTCTTAGGAGAATCTATCGGAAACCTATAGATTTTCTAGAAGAAATGACAACGG GTATGGCTGATTTAATTCTTGTAAACAGCAAATTCACAGCATCTACATTTGCGAAGACTTTCAAGCAATTAAACTCACGAGGGGTTAGACCTGCCGTGCTTTATCCAGCGGTTAACGTGGATCAGTTTGACAAACCTAGTGCTTCTAA GTTGACATTTCTTTCTATCAATCGGTTTGAGAGGAAAAAGAACATTGAACTAGCTATATCTGCTTTTGCTATGCTCTACAATAGCCTACAGCATGATAACAGAGAGGAGCTTTCTTTGGTTATTGCTG GTGGCTTTGATAAACGGCTGAGGGAGAACGTCGAGTATTTGGAGGAACTGAAAACCTTGGCAGAACAGGAAGGCATATCCGACCGTGCCCAATTCATCATGTCTTGTTCTACACCCGAACGTAACACTCTTCTTTCACAATGCCTCTGTGTGCTCTACACACCCAAG GATGAGCATTTTGGCATTGTCCCGATAGAAGCCATGGCTGCCCACAAACCAGTAATCGCATGCAATAGTGGGGGTCCAGTCGAGTCAATAAAGAATGGAGTAACCGGATACCTCTGTGAGCCTACCCCTCGAGACTTCTCGGTTGCCATGTCTAATTTTGTTTGTGATCCTCTGTTGTCGACAACCATGGGTGAGGAGGCACGGCAGCATGTCGTGGAGACATTCTCTACGAAGACATTCGGTCAGCGCCTAAATGCCTATGTTGTCGATACTGCTCTTCATAGAAAGATAGAGTGA
- the LOC125186878 gene encoding alpha-1,3/1,6-mannosyltransferase ALG2-like isoform X2: MDKKDASKLNIAIIHPDLGIGGAERLIVDAAVELSSNSHNVHIFTSHHDKMRCFEETVSGIFPVTVYGAFLPRHIFYRLHAVCAYLSLHCHPADEVEKAIQDLLLAQHTTILRRIYRKPIDFLEEMTTGMADLILVNSKFTASTFAKTFKQLNSRGVRPAVLYPAVNVDQFDKPSASKLTFLSINRFERKKNIELAISAFAMLYNSLQHDNREELSLVIAGGFDKRLRENVEYLEELKTLAEQEGISDRAQFIMSCSTPERNTLLSQCLCVLYTPKDEHFGIVPIEAMAAHKPVIACNSGGPVESIKNGVTGYLCEPTPRDFSVAMSNFVCDPLLSTTMGEEARQHVVETFSTKTFGQRLNAYVVDTALHRKIE, from the exons ATGGATAAAAAAGACGCCTCAAAATTAAACATAGCGATTATCCACCCTGATCTTGGAATAG GTGGAGCGGAGAGGTTAATTGTCGATGCTGCTGTGGAGCTCTCATCTAACAGTCACAATGTTCATATATTTACATCGCATCACGACAAAATGCGTTGTTTTGAGGAGACGGTGTCTG GTATCTTTCCAGTTACTGTGTACGGCGCTTTTCTTCCCCGACATATTTTTTATCGTCTCCATGCAGTTTGTGCATATCTGAG TCTCCATTGTCATCCCGCTGATGAAGTTGAAAAAGCTATCCAAG ACCTATTACTGGCTCAACACACAACCATTCTTAGGAGAATCTATCGGAAACCTATAGATTTTCTAGAAGAAATGACAACGG GTATGGCTGATTTAATTCTTGTAAACAGCAAATTCACAGCATCTACATTTGCGAAGACTTTCAAGCAATTAAACTCACGAGGGGTTAGACCTGCCGTGCTTTATCCAGCGGTTAACGTGGATCAGTTTGACAAACCTAGTGCTTCTAA GTTGACATTTCTTTCTATCAATCGGTTTGAGAGGAAAAAGAACATTGAACTAGCTATATCTGCTTTTGCTATGCTCTACAATAGCCTACAGCATGATAACAGAGAGGAGCTTTCTTTGGTTATTGCTG GTGGCTTTGATAAACGGCTGAGGGAGAACGTCGAGTATTTGGAGGAACTGAAAACCTTGGCAGAACAGGAAGGCATATCCGACCGTGCCCAATTCATCATGTCTTGTTCTACACCCGAACGTAACACTCTTCTTTCACAATGCCTCTGTGTGCTCTACACACCCAAG GATGAGCATTTTGGCATTGTCCCGATAGAAGCCATGGCTGCCCACAAACCAGTAATCGCATGCAATAGTGGGGGTCCAGTCGAGTCAATAAAGAATGGAGTAACCGGATACCTCTGTGAGCCTACCCCTCGAGACTTCTCGGTTGCCATGTCTAATTTTGTTTGTGATCCTCTGTTGTCGACAACCATGGGTGAGGAGGCACGGCAGCATGTCGTGGAGACATTCTCTACGAAGACATTCGGTCAGCGCCTAAATGCCTATGTTGTCGATACTGCTCTTCATAGAAAGATAGAGTGA